The proteins below come from a single Paramormyrops kingsleyae isolate MSU_618 chromosome 25, PKINGS_0.4, whole genome shotgun sequence genomic window:
- the aimp1a gene encoding aminoacyl tRNA synthase complex-interacting multifunctional protein 1a has translation MFLARSFFRMSGHTPSLSRLEQRAAEADQIIEYLKQQVQLLKDKAVSQATQREEKKLLVENARLKEEIEQLKRQLLQKEKQRGVLDVAVPVENSPAPCAPSAPTKSPAPAAPKASADPQRDTTPKDSEGKKKKAEKAGEKKEKKQVTAEPETPVDVSRLDLRVGRIIGAQKHPDADALYVEQVDVGEAAPRTVVSGLVKHVPLEQMQNRMAVLLCNLKPAKMRGVVSQAMVMCASSPDKVEILDPPPGALPGDRITFQGFPGEPDKELNPKKKVWEQVQPDLQTDGQCVATYKGAAFEVPGRGVCRAQTMTNSGIK, from the exons AT GTTCCTGGCCCGCTCCTTCTTCAGAATGTCAGGCCACACCCCGTCCCTATCCAGACTGGAACAGAGGGCTGCCGAGGCTGACCAGATCATCGAGTACCTCAAACAGCAGGTCCAGCTGCTCAAAGACAAAGCCG TTTCTCAGGCCACTCAGCGGGAGGAGAAGAAGCTTCTGGTGGAGAATGCGAGGCTGAAGGAGGAGATCGAGCAGCTTAAGAGGCAGCTTCTGCAGAAGGAGAAGCAGAGAGGAG TGCTGGACGTAGCCGTGCCGGTGGAAAACAGCCCCGCCCCATGTGCCCCGTCGGCCCCCACCAAGTCCCCTGCCCCCGCCGCTCCCAAGGCTTCCGCCGACCCCCAGAGGGACACCACCCCCAAAGACTCAGAGGGCAAGAAGAAGAAGGCAGAAAAAGCAG GAgagaagaaggagaagaagCAGGTGACGGCGGAACCGGAGACCCCCGTGGACGTGTCTCGCTTGGACCTGCGTGTGGGCCGCATCATCGGTGCCCAGAAGCACCCGGACGCCGACGCGCTGTACGTGGAGCAGGTGGACGTGGGCGAGGCTGCACCGCGGACTGTGGTCAGCGGGCTAGTGAAGCACGTGCCCCTGGAGCAG ATGCAAAACCGCATGGCGGTCCTACTCTGCAACCTGAAGCCGGCCAAGATGAGAGGCGTTGTTTCGCAAGCCATGGTGATGTGCGCCAGCTCGCCGGACAAAGTGGAGATCCTGGACCCGCCCCCCGGCGCGTTGCCGGGAGACCGCATCACCTTCCAGGGTTTCCCCG GAGAGCCTGACAAGGAGCTGAACCCCAAGAAGAAGGTGTGGGAGCAGGTGCAGCCAGACCTTCAGACGGACGGCCAGTGCGTGGCCACCTACAAGGGCGCTGCCTTTGAGGTCCCTGGCAGAGGCGTCTGCCGGGCCCAGACCATGACCAACAGCGGGATCAAGTAG